Sequence from the Panicum virgatum strain AP13 chromosome 5N, P.virgatum_v5, whole genome shotgun sequence genome:
TAAATTTCTAATAATTTTCAAGCCAGAAAGCTGTCcaatgatttgttagaaatttgttatttttatatctcataaacgaagtcgagtttggacaaaatactttacaaagttgtgtatcatcatatcatctacatgtgtgattttttggtgaatttagatgatttttttacTGTAATTTGCACGGATTTTCACAAAAAATGTGGTTTTCAACAGATTGAGAACACATACTGGAATATCATAATAAGCGTGGTAGAAATCTACAATGGTGCGTAGAAATTGACGACGATAAACTGGTGCGCCGCGACCACCTCCGAGAAGTTGCCGGCGTCCAGCGTCAGCACTGCCTCCGCGCGTCTGCCGTGGGAGGACGACGAGAGCAGCAGAAGTAACAGCGCGAGGCAGGCGGAAGGGACTGGGAGCAGCAAGGAGCTTGCCATTGCTGGGGCAGGTCCGGGCGGGGCTGCCGGCCTGATCGATAGCCTCGaggtggaggccggcgagcaTTTTTATTAGTGGGTGTCGGCGAGTGAGCGGGCCACGAAGCAAAGTTGCAGAGGATCCGTTTCCTCGCGTGGTGGGGTCTCCGGCTTCTCCGCTGTTTTCAGGCCTTCTAGGCTCTGTAGCTCACTTCGGCCCAGTAGAGCCCGCCTGCGTGCACGAACAATTCTGTCTGGTTTAAAAGATGGAAAGAACAACAAAATTCAGGCAGTCCATCTGTCATTTTTGTATCTTCGAAACCAAATCGAATTCAGATCTAAGTTTTTGTGCGAATGCAGAAAAGTTATCATTATCTACACGCTTGCAAAGTTTAAGAATGTCTGACAACTTCGAGATTGCTTCTATGGTGCATTTGTACCATTTGCAATGTCTGGTGCATTGAGACTGACCCCAACAGATGAATCACGCGAGGCAAATGCAAAATGCATCTCCGCTCGGTACTGTATATGTCCTGCACCTTCTTCAACAGGCGAGGCAAAAGCGAAGGCAAACTGCCGTCGCTGGAGAGAGACGGTGCAAATATACACTCCCTCTCTCCTCAAATGCATTTCAGAGGGCGAGCGGGGCgcgacgcggccggcggcgcgagcaggCGGATGGCCAGCGGCACGCAGGGGGAGCGCGCACAGCGGGCGACTGCAGGTGTCGCAGGGGACAGGCGACAGGCGAGCAGCGAGTGATGTCCGGGACGGGCGGCACGCTGGTCGAGCGGAGCGCGGGGGCGGTGGCACGCAGGTTGAGCTCCGCCGGCCTAGGCCTCCGAGCCGCTcgatgcgccggcggcggcgggaggggagCGGAGAAGAGGGGTCCGGGGAGCTCCGACGGAGGAGAGCGCTGGAGGAGGATGGGGCCACCCCGTCGTGTCCgctctgccgcgccgccgtctcctcccgcacccgccgctcctccaccgcctccgaGCTGGAGAAGGGAGGGCGCGGCTCCGGCCAGATCCGAGCCCGAGCTCGGCCATGGTGAGGCCGTCTGCGCGGGCctcccggaggcggcggcggaggccgagccCTGCGACAGCGCGGCCTcccggcggcgggtcggcgcgcGGGAGGGAGGCGGGGCCGGCGTGGATGGAGGCGGGCCGGTGCGCACGGAGGTCGGGTCGAGGCGGAGGGCGAGCGACTTTAGTGGCGGAGGTCGATTTGCCTCTCCGAATTGGCACTGCTGTTGGAGTCTTCTACAAAAATTGCTTCTTCTCGTCACTGTTCAATTGAGGCAAACCAAACTCGGTTTGCCTCTCCAGAATGGCTCTTGCGTGTTGGAGTCAGTGTGACAACGCCAGAAAAAGCACCCTCGCTACGCGTGACTTCATCCTTGAACGAGGCAACCAAGGGCAAGATGCGGCCAAAGTTTTTCTTGGTAATTAAATATTCCATCAGTAAACTCAGAACTTTTTTGCCATGTTGTTGATATATATTCTTCATCAAGGAGCTACCCGATATGCCAACCAAAGGACAAAAATATGGCTCCATGGTATAGGATGTATGAGATAGTACGTGCAGTATACTCTCCGTATCATCCTCGGCCCATATAGTCTTGCACAGCACAGCGTTGCCCATGTTCGTCATTCGTCAAGAGCTTGCTCTTGCAGGCATCGTTATTGGTTATTGGGTCATGATTACGCAGGAATGCAAGATGGACGTGGCCCTTCTCGTACTGGAACACGACGTGCATATAGGATATGGGttccgtcccaaaatataataacttttttgatttttcaaaatcaaacattttcattttttaccacGTATATGAAAATTTCATCTCGTATGGCTCAAGCAGAAACACATAAATTTTCAACGGATATTAGAAAAAAAGTTCAAAACTTCACCAGCCACCGTATTTGATCGATTTGCCTTGAAATAAtatcttcaaaaataattattttttaataaaagatTATATGTTGTGATAGTTGGTTTCATTATGAATAGCTGATATCACTTTTATATCgtcaatttttatatttttttaccatctacggtcaaagatgaaaatgtttgactttgaaaattcaaaaaaatgttaTATTTTGTTATGGAGGTAGTACATTATATTCGCTCCTCAAGAAAGATTCAGGCTTTCAAATAAGCATTTAATAGGTAATAATCGAGAATTACCTATGGATCTAGTTTCTTCTTCAATAAGCCAATAACATCTCTGGGGATAACAGGGATCAAACGGACATGGCCAAGACAATGCAATGCCAGTTGAGCTGCAATAATGTTCGTTTGAATCGAAGAGAAAGATTTAAATTTACGCTAAAATTTCATTCTCTGATGACTTATCTTCGTTCTATCCACTTCCTTGCCCTGATAATTCTAAATTTGCAGCTTCCTCAAATGCAAAATATTGAAAAGGTAAAGCAGAGAAAGATTGGTCACCATGTGTATCTATCTTCTATAATAACTGCTTGTGTGTGCCACTATAATATTGACAATATATGGACAGAGTGACAGACGGTGACCTTCACCACTCACCTTTTGCACCTATTTACTCCGGCCACGTTAGGGCGTGAAAACGATCATACATGATAAAAAAATTGCTAAAAAACTAACATCATTTTTGTTTCTCAGAAATGACAAGAACAAAAAATGAAAATGAGATCAATATTATCGAAATCAAAACAATTGGAAACCATTATATATGACCAGGAAAACCAATAATAAAAAATTGCTAAAAAACTAACATCATTTTTGTTCCTCAGAAATGACAAGAACAAAAAATGAAAATGAGATCAATATTATCAAAATCAAAACAATTGGAAACCATTATATATGACCAGGAAAACCGACAATAGAACCATAGTTCTATTCTTTAGGTCCGAGCATTCAACTAAGCGTGACTAGAATTTATGTGCCACAGAAATTTGGGCAAACTACATATAATTCATTCAGCACAATAGCTATCACTACTAGTATTTTTGGGGTggatggtaccgggtggtgttatcaCCCAGTATTAAAAAGGTGCTCCATGGGTTACTTTGAAAGAAAAGTATCTTTCTCTCAATCATGATTGTTGTATAGGTGAGATAGTATCGGAGGTACACGCGAGCCAAAAGGCTGCAGGTTCGAATCCTAGCCACTGCATGTGCGTATATTTCGCGTGACTTGTGACTTAATATTTTTTAACTTAAAATGCTTTGGTATCGGATGGAACCTTCACCTGATATTAAAAGGAGGTCTTAGGCACCGAATTATTTACCTCATGACCGAGACCCGATCGCATAGTACCTGTTCAAGAACCAGTGCCGATCAGCTTTTTTCCAGCAGTGTATGCGCACGGTTTCTCTGATACTCCATCCGTTCTCAAATACGGAGCACAAGGCATCCAAGCAATAAAAAAGGGACACAAATacaattatttggccaacatcTCGCAGGTTTAACTTCAACCGCAGGGATTGAAACCACGCGCCGACGTGCCGCAGCATGGATGTTCAGTCTGAGCTTTGCCTGATGCATGCTGTGCCACGCTGTGGAACAGCCTGTAGTCCCGTGCAGGAGTTGTCACCAATGATGTAAACGGACCACCCACCTGGAAAGATTACAGTACATGATCTGTTATCTGTAGTCCTGCGCATGGGTCTCATGGCGACCGGGACTGCGAGACTATCTCCCGATCTGGATCCTCTGCGCGCAGCAAGAGCTGGAGGTCTTCGCACTGCTACCACACTACCGATAATTAACAGGGGCGGGCAGCCGCACGGGGCAAGAGGGACGTCGTCTAGCTACCCAGGGTTTTCAATTCCTGCACACAAAAAATTTCAGACCTCACCGGTACACACGAAATATCCGATCAAATTCAAACGAATTTAGATGTTTTTCAAAACATCTGGCATGATTTTACTATGAATTATCACGATTTTACCGGTATGATAATTTTCGGACCCCACCGATAAACATGAAATTTCGGATTTTTGGGGGTGAAATTTCACCGAAATTATTAATCCTGCGTCTAACCACTCCATCCCTGGAAATAAGAGAGAAACATGCTGCAGTATTGATCCAAAAAAACAATGCTATACGTATATGTACCTTGTAACTACACGGAGCGCAATCAACTAAAAATACTTCGGAAAAACAATGGTACATCTAAAAGGAATCAAGGTGAAACTGTGCTAGAACTTACATTAGAAGAAGCCATGAGTTCGCTCCAAACTGAGCTGCTGATGACCATTTCACTGTTCTTGAACTCGTTTTTTTATCAGACCAACGAGCATCTATCGGTGTGCCTATCAGCATCGACCTGCCTGTCAGTGCTGCATCGACAGAAGCAGCTGGTGCTAGACAAACGCAGAAAATCACATGTCAAAGTTCAGGTTCAAGGTAAGCCGTCTCTGTCGtcccctttcctttcttcttcttcacaagaAAAGGCATGTATAAGCATATTGGTGGCAGCTGTGCAGTGGAATAATCGGCATAGAACACCTGCAACAACCTGCAATGATTTGGTGCGCGTAAAATAAGAACAGGCAAGCAAGGTGGAGTTCGCAACTGCCGCAGCATTCAGCTGGTACTGACGAAGTACGCCAGGGACAGGTCACAGATGTGCCGccattttttagataatggatgaAAAACATCCGGCCTCTACGCCCAAGGGCGTACACAGCCAATTATTACAGGATTCGCAACATTGGGAAAAATAGATGAGAGCGAAGCCGTTCTCAAAGATAAAATTACAGCAAATGATAAAAAGTGTTCCATCCTCCCTTGATGAACTCCAAAGCGATAGTCTCTATGTTTGTGCTCATCAAGGAAAGTGCTATCTTGGCTTGCTCCTCACGCTGCAGCTGCGCCCAGAAACGTAACCAGTACGTCCCCCTGAAAATAACCTGCAAAATCGAATGGTATTTgactttgtgaaaaattatatCATTCCGGCATCGCCAGATTGCCCAGCAAACAGCAGCCACTCCCACCCAAATCAAATTCCTAATCTTTTTAGATTGATTAGAAAGCCATGAGCCAAACATATGCCTAATCGAATTAGGTGGAGTCAAACCTGTAGCGTAAGAAATTATCCTCCAAACCATTCTCGCGTACGGGCAATCTAAGAAAAAATGATCTATAGACTCATTAATATTACAGCCACAACATTTTTGGCTACCCGTCTAGTTCTTTTTAGCGAGATTATCTTTTGTTAAAACCACTCCCTTTTGCAGATACCAAAGGAAGATTTTAATTTTGAGAAGAATCTTTAGTTTCTAAATACTCTTATGTCGAAATGGTGGGTTGACCTGGATGTGGTCATATTCCAGTTGAAATAATCAGGCTCGTCCACCGAGTTGACATGGCGATTTGCAGATACAGATGTGCCGCCATGGCTGCATAATACTCTCTATTTGGACGCTTTTTATATTGCGCTATGCCGCTATCTGTTCTCCCTACCATGTTACTCCTGTGGCCGGACGCCCTTTGGTCGGTCCTGGATTCAGAGAGACAGGTGGTGATGTACGGCCGCCTATACACCAGCATCGATCCTTATTTTAACCAAAAACCCTGAACTATTTGTTTTGAACGTATAGTAAAGAAAAGAACCCTCAACCTTTTGATTACCTAACTTGAAACTGTATAGTCCTCCTACTTCTGACAGCAATGCATACACAAATGCCATGGCAGCTTGGTTCGTGATGCATATAAATTTGGATTCGAATTCGGCACACAGTTTAATGTCATCACAACATCCAGACGGATTGTATACTACAGATATACCAGCAGATTCCTCCTCTGAAGATGTGCTGATTGCATGTAGGGGTCGGGCATAAGGGGCGCGGCGCAGCAGATCCGATGACGGGACGCGGCAACCGAAACGGAAGCACGTCGTCTCGCCTGCTCACGGTCACGGTCACCGGGCGGTAGGGATGAAAGCGGTCGGGAACATTAGGGAAAATACCCTAATTATTTtcgttttcatatttttatgcGGGAATGGGTACGGAAACGGGAGAACTCGATCGGAAAAACGAAATCGGATACACGGGAAATCGAAATCGAAACAATTCGATCGGAATCATGTCGATAACAGTCGGGAAACGGTATTTAAAAGTGGGAACATCAACACATGTAACCACTTCAAACGTTCAACTCAACACAATAGATTCAACCATGCATACATAATACATAAGAAAATAAAACTATAGTCCATAGATAAGTAAATAGCACCACGACATAACATTAAGTCATTAACATAACAATAGCATGCCATAATCTCACACTGTCATAATAACCAATAACATGTCACCATAACCGACAATAGAAGTCCACACTCTCATACTATCATACAAGTAACAAGACGTGCACACTCATACAAATATCAAGTCCACTATCCACAGACAATCACACACAGAGACACACTGGACACACCATTTAACTTGAACATCCCAAGCGCTAGGGGCAGGCTGCAGGGAAGCAAACGGTCAgggcctcctcggcggcgacgCGCTTGGCGAGGAGCTGAGTTGCTGGTCACCACTCACAGATCCAGGGCGCGACGACGGATGATCTGTCTCTTGGTAGAGGAGTGAGCCTGGACCCTGGAGGAGGGGTGCTGCCGACCTGCCGTGCTGGTGCGGCTACTGCGGCGGGAGGGAGGCGCGCCGGGGCGGGCAGTAGTGCGCCGGCGCGGCCACGCTGCCGCACGTGAGGGAGGCGCGCCGGCCCCGCGGGGCAGCCTAACAGGAGGGAGGGGCGCCGGGGCGGGCTGCAGCTCGCCAGTGCTGCGGCACGGCCGGACGGCGGACGGGATCGATGCAGTGCGGCCAGGGCCGGGGAGGGGAAGGATCGATGCCTTTGCCTGATGCCTCGATGGGGTGCGgcggctgcctgcctgcctgcctgcctgcctgggaGGTGGGAGCGGACTGGGGAGTTTGCTAgggtttggactttggagcgCTACGCGAGTGGCCTCTGGgccttgggccttgggccgtgGGGTGCAATGGCGCTTGGGGCATGGGTGCTGGATGGGCTACTGCTAATTCGGGAAAACATTCGGGAAAAACCGGATTAAAAACGGGATCCGCGAATTCGGTCAGGAAAAGCCTCCAACCGATTTCGATCCCGATTTCGCCGAATTTTACcgaattttttttctgtttccgTTTTTTTCCCGAAAATGCGGTATTCGATTGGTAAAAACGAGATTTTCCCGTTCCCGCTTTCATCCCTGCGGGCCGGCCTGCCTCCCATGATCTCGTGCAGATAAAAACCCTATCGCTCGCCTGCCGACACACTtcaccgccgcgccgtgccgtgCCAGCACAACGTGAGAACTCCGTGGCGGCTTGCGCGACGCTGCCACGAGAGGGGACATGCTACCGCGccgctttctctctctctctctctctctagagcTCCGTCACTCTTTTAAACCCCAGAGGCCCAGAGGACATCATCGTCATCCATCACTAGCtcggagcagaggaggagcagAATCTGTTCGTCCCTTCCCCGAGAGGCAACCTACCACGCTAGCTAGCGAGCGAGCTGCCGGGATGCTGATGCagctctccggcggcggccgccggagcatGGTCCTGCCGTGGCTcgccgtggtggcggcggcggccgcgctggccgccgccccgcgcggggCGGAGGCGTACCGGAACTACACCGTCGGCGACGACAAGGGCTGGTACGACGGCCTCACCCTGCCCGGGGTCGACTACCAGGCCTGGGCCGACGGCATCAAGAACTTCAGCCTCGGGGACTTCCTCAGTGAGTAACCCTGCATAACCTGCTCTGCTTTTGCTGATGGTCTTGATGATCGATTTGCAGCCAAGCCCTCAAGTGGTTAATCATTGGTAGTAACTGTCGTTGGGCTACCGACCTCCGTcagatctttttctttttaactgTCTGATTCGCATGTGCTACTCGGCCCGCACATGAGTAGGTAGCACGGCATCCTCTTTCAGGCCCTGTTCAGCTTTGCCAAGGCCGATGGATCAGCCTGGGAATCTCTTCATTTCTGGTGCTTGTCGTGTGATCGATGCATCGGGGGCACTCACCTTTCTGCTGCATTTCCCTGATGCACATGGCCTGTGGGGAAAGGCGCAACGCAACACGCCCCTCCATTCTCAGGTCGTCGCTCATCAGTCGCCGTCATGCCGGCCGATTAGTTGTCTAACCAAGGTTTTGAACTGCTAATCGCCACCTTGCCAATCACCACTTCGGCTCCCTGCATGTGGCCGCGCATGGTACTAGTACTTTACCTGCTGTCGTTTCACGTTACAAGAACATGGCCGGCCGGAGGGTACGGTACCGGCATGGCTAGCAACTGACAGTAAACTCACCACATCACTGCAGTTATCAGTCACAAATCTGCTTGTCCAGCTGCATAAACAGCCTATCGATTTGTTCGTTGTTCCTTTGATTAATTTGCAATGTGTTCTCGTAATGATCAGTCTTCAACACGGACAAGAACCACTCGGTGGTGCAGACGCGGAACGGGACGCTGTACAAGAGCTGCGA
This genomic interval carries:
- the LOC120676020 gene encoding uncharacterized protein LOC120676020 → MLPRRFLSLSLSLELRHSFKPQRPRGHHRHPSLARSRGGAESVRPFPERQPTTLASERAAGMLMQLSGGGRRSMVLPWLAVVAAAAALAAAPRGAEAYRNYTVGDDKGWYDGLTLPGVDYQAWADGIKNFSLGDFLIFNTDKNHSVVQTRNGTLYKSCDYNDSGPDDTLEWSAAAPEFTKDAVTVAVPLLREGRTYFFSGNYDGEQCENGQRFAIDVAHGQGLPPDLRPPAAAAAPAPSAGPADGAAVLDFSHPKNVTTPSASDDDDRESGGDGDTSGAGRTLAGIGSGLALTTLVATVLLAV